In Porites lutea chromosome 7, jaPorLute2.1, whole genome shotgun sequence, a single window of DNA contains:
- the LOC140942603 gene encoding mitogen-activated protein kinase kinase kinase 10-like, with translation MQMPSVTRLQNEEMMESLNNIHNMEKNSSLTKLLTGEFCTALYDYEAADDDELTFSSSDRIEILSKESEVSGDEGWWVGRVEGQPRIGLFPSNYITTFTENGQRSSLSEPLEIDFQEIDLIDVIGVGAFGKVYRAVWREEEVAVKVARTENYQDYTEIVEDVKKEAKLFSIFRHRNIVGLFGVCLKEPNLCLVLEYARGGALSRVLSTHGRTIPPSVLLDWAIQIARGMYYLHNEAPLSIIHRDLKSGNILLLNKIEDGNFENVLKITDFGLAREIVTTTRMSAAGTYAWMAPEVIRTNTFSKGSDVWSFGVVLWELLTGQVPYRDVEPLAVAYGVAMNSLTLPIPSTCPDFFKELMKDCWQQDAHKRPSFQGILEDLEEISDSSFAQDDQGSFRTLQDGWQTEIEQIFDELRKKEKELSSREDELRQIKEAQDVHAESLKKREEELAQREMLLLGREISMLIYQQKLQKPSPKKRKGHFFKLRFGSGRKISAPTGFQHRFTITSDIFDSNTSLDGTTSVGPPSSPAVHQRFRLLSFDGNGDVPEGVPISPPEKNKKVRTWGPSSVHQRDREKSRPRVKAKDRFMAERCNSVPNLGTQVIQPPGVPGKHSTSENNAVTSPKASTKGKCKHRCEAAVCSVGIMAAVVALGADLGKCAKDLRPELMRLSSKSDKHKSPNSRRRNEVGGNRRSWFGSSISTDDSVFSANHTPSTTSPRADQDITGFGPNKRPLSTPVLLKATFYRGESQRPTTFVEPNCNRRRSSSTLSPDSPDPLDQELIDLRCERRDRRARSVDSSELRRINISTDSLTSSSDNLSTNTVVNCNRYSQGLTDLDIYKLPPPPFSPRGASSPRGTSSPRPDCNAREPSPTKFNFPVGEPIGAARPRPRPWQDSLSPSPSSSDQSPTSEQDKLTLLDVHMEGQSHDKTQPLLKAETVLKMPTFEELQKEFVGS, from the exons ATGCAAATGCCTAGCGTAACGCGATTGCAAAACGAAGAAATGATGGAATCGCTCAATAACATTCATAACATGGAGAAGAATTCTTCGTTGACCAAACTTTTGACCGGAGAATTTTGCACTGCTTTGTATGATTACGAAGCGGCAGACGACGACGAACTAACATTTAGTTCAAGCGATCGGATTGAAATTCTATCGAAAGAATCCGAAGTTAGCGGCGACGAAGGATGGTGGGTTGGGCGAGTTGAAGGACAACCAAGAATTGGTTTGTTTCCGTCGAATTATATCACGACTTTTACAGAAAATGGGCAGCGAAGTAGTTTAAGCGAACCTCTGGAGATAGATTTCCAAGAAATCGACCTGATCGATGTGATCGGCGTCGGGGCCTTCGGCAAAGTTTATCGAGCGGTTTGGCGAGAGGAAGAAGTTGCCGTGAAAGTTGCCCGTACAGAAAACTATCAAGACTACACCGAGATCGTGGAAGATGTCAAAAAAGAAGCgaaattgttttctattttcaggCATCGTAATATTGTGGGCTTATTTGGTGTTTGTTTGAAGGAACCCAACTTGTGTTTGGTCCTCGAATACGCTCGCGGCGGTGCACTGTCTCGAGTGTTGAGCACTCACGGCCGCACTATACCTCCATCAGTATTATTAGACTGGGCTATCCAGATTGCTCGTGGGATGTATTACCTACATAATGAAGCACCTTTGAGTATTATACATCGGGATCTCAAGTCTGGCAATA ttttgcttcTAAATAAAATTGAGGatggaaattttgaaaatgtattaaaaataacagattttgGACTAGCCAGAGAAATAGTTACGACAACGAGAATGAGTGCAGCTGGAACTTATGCTTGGATGGCACCAGAGGTCATAAGAACAAATACATTCTCCAAAGGTAGTGATGTATGGAG ttttggtGTAGTATTATGGGAACTACTTACTGGACAAGTTCCTTACAGAGATGTAGAACCTCTTGCCGTAGCTTACGGTGTTGCTATGAACAGCTTAACATTACCCATACCAAGCACTTGTCCAGATTTCTTTAAAGAACTGATGAAAG ATTGTTGGCAGCAGGATGCCCACAAAAGACCATCTTTTCAGGGAATTCTTGAAGATCTTGAAGAAATTTCTGATTCTTCATTTGCACAAGATGATCAAGGTTCCTTCCGCACTTTACAGGATGGCTGGCAAACAGAAATAGAACAGATATTTGACGAGCTTCGGAAGAAGGAAAAG GAGTTATCATCCCGAGAGGATGAACTCAGACAAATAAAAGAGGCCCAAGATGTTCATGCCGAGAGCttgaaaaaaagggaagaagaacTCGCTCAAAGGGAAATGCTTCTTCTTGGTCGAGAGATTAGCATGCTTATATAT CAACAAAAGCTTCAGAAACCATCCCCCAAGAAGCGCAAAGGACACTTCTTCAAACTTAGGTTTGGAAGTGGGCGAAAGATCAGTGCTCCTACAG GGTTCCAGCACAGATTTACCATTACATCAGACATCTTTGATTCCAACACATCTCTGGATGGAACAACAAGTGTTGGTCCCCCATCATCCCCTGCTGTTCATCAAAGATTCAGACTTCTCTCAT TTGATGGCAACGGTGATGTACCAGAGGGGGTCCCCATTAGCCCTCCggagaaaaacaagaaagttCGGACCTGGGGCCCTAGTTCCGTTCACCAGCGAGACAGAGAAAAGAGTAGACCGCGAGTCAAGGCAAAGGATCGCTTTATGGCTGAAAGGTGCAACTCAGTGCCAAATTTGGGAACACAGGTTATCCAACCTCCAG GTGTCCCAGGTAAACACTCAACTTCCGAAAACAATGCTGTGACTAGTCCTAAGGCATCGACAAAAGGGAAGTGTAAGCACCGCTGCGAGGCAGCTGTTTGTAGTGTAGGCATCATGGCGGCCGTTGTAGCTTTAGGGGCAGACTTGGGTAAGTGCGCGAAGGATTTACGACCGGAACTGATGAGGTTATCGTCAAAATCAGACAAGCATAAATCGCCAAATTCACGACGTCGAAACGAAGTCGGCGGAAATCGTCGATCGTGGTTCGGTAGTTCAATTTCAACTGATGATTCGGTGTTCAGCGCTAACCACACCCCATCCACGACAAGTCCTCGGGCCGATCAGGACATTACTGGCTTTGGCCCGAATAAGCGGCCACTGTCAACTCCAGTTCTATTGAAGGCGACTTTCTATCGCGGAGAGAGTCAACGGCCGACCACATTCGTGGAGCCGAACTGTAACCGACGTCGATCTTCGTCGACTTTGAGTCCCGACTCACCCGATCCCCTAGATCAAGAACTCATCGACTTGAGATGTGAAAGGCGCGATCGGAGAGCAAGATCAGTGGACTCTTCGGAGCTCCGCAGAATCAACATTTCCACTGACAGTTTAACAAGCTCGTCGGATAACTTGTCGACAAATACGGTGGTGAACTGTAATCGTTATTCACAAGGTCTTACAGACCTGGACATTTATAAACTGCCTCCCCCACCTTTCTCTCCACGGGGGGCAAGCTCCCCGCGGGGGACAAGTTCTCCCAGGCCGGACTGTAATGCCAGGGAACCCTCACCAACGAAGTTTAACTTTCCTGTCGGTGAACCTATTGGGGCTGCTCGCCCTCGTCCAAGACCCTGGCAGGATAGTTTAAGTCCTTCGCCGTCATCTTCGGATCAAAGTCCAACCAGCGAACAAGATAAATTGACTCTTTTGGACGTTCACATGGAAGGGCAGTCACACGACAAGACACAACCGCTGCTTAAGGCGGAAACGGTATTAAAAATGCCGACGTTTGAGGAACTTCAGAAAGAATTTGTTGGTAGCTGA